ATACTGAATTATTAGAGCGAATCATCAATTACATTGTAATGAACATTGGGAATACATTTTCTGCAAATTCAATTTCAAAATATTTTAAAAGCGAAAATAGAAAAGTTGCAGTAGATACTGTGCTAAATTACATAAAAGCCTGTGAAAACGCATTTTTGATTCACAAAGTCCCTCGTTACGAAATACAAGGTAAAGAAGTTCTAAATGTGAGTGAAAAATATTATATTGCAGACCATGGAATAAGAGAAGCAATTTTAGAAACAAACGAAAGAGATATAAATCAAATTTTTGAAAATATTGTATACATGGAATTATTGCGAAAAGGCTATAACATAAAAATCGGAAAATTGAATAATTTAGAAATAGATTTTGTCTGTACAAAAACAAATAATGAAAAAATTTATATTCAGGTAGCATATTTGCTTGCCTCTGAAGACACTATAAAAAGGGAATTTTTACCATTTGAAAAAATTAATGATAATTATCCCAAATATGTAATTTCTATGGACAGGTTTGATATGTCAAGAAACGGTATAAAACATTTAAATATTATTGATTTTTTATTGAAAGACTAAAAAAATTAAAAATATTTATAAATTAAAATTTTGGGAAAGAATGGTGCAAATATGATAAAAACTTTATATAAAGAAAAATGTTTGAGGTATTTCATAATCCCAGAAATAATGCTATTATTTATATTTTTCTTCAAATTTTCAATACTAGTATATATAATACTACCTCTTTATGTTATTGAGAGTATATTTGATAATATTTTTTTCAATATTCCATTAATTTGGTTATTATTTAAAATAACAACTATGTATTTTTGCTCTATAAAGTTTAAAAAAATAAATAAAATTGAAGATGAAGAAAAAAAGAAAAAATACAAAATTAGGTTAAAAATAATAATTTTTTTAGTAAATATAGTAATTTTCGTTATTTTCACAATACTCTCTACTAATTTAATAAATCAAATTGTTAATACAATATTAAGCTTTTAAACTACGAAAGGAGAAATATGGATATTTTAGAAAAAATAAAAATTAAAAGAGATATACAGCTTGAAGAAGAATTAAAGTCTTTTAAGCAACCATCTTTAAAAAAGGCACTTAATCAAAAAGGAATTCAGATTATTGGGGAAATTAAGAGAGCTTCTCCATCGAAGGGAAAAATTGCAAAAGATGATTTTGATTTGTTAAAACAGGCACAAAGTTATGTGGATAAAGGAGTTTCAGCTTTTTCGATATTGACGGAAAAGGAATATTTTAAAGGGGAGAATGATTTTATAAAAGTTGTAAGGGAAAAATTTCCAGAAATGCCGATTTTGAGGAAAGATTTTATTTATACTCCGTTTCAAGTGGCTCATACTAAATTTTTGGGGGCTTCAGCGATTTTACTGATTGTGAGAATGCTGGATGATAAGACACTTTTAGAACTTCATAAGCTGGCACAGGATTTGGAAATGGATGTTCTGGTGGAAACTCATGATGAAGAGGAAATAAGAAGAGCTTTGAAGATTCCGAATTTGGAGATTTTGGGGATAAATAACCGAAATTTGAATACTTTTGAAGTTGATATTAGAACTACGGAAAAACTGATAAATGAAATTCCAAGCGATGTTTTAAAAAATTTGACTATTGTAAGTGAAAGTGGATTTTTGTCAAAAGAGGATGTGGAGTATGCAGAAAAATTGAACGTGGATGGACTGTTAATTGGGGAGGCACTTATGAAAGGGCTTCTTTAGAAAGAAAAATAAATTTATGGAAGGAAAAAAATTGGAGAAAAAAGAAAATAATGTGGCAACTGATGATTTTACAGAAAATACTACTAAATTAAAAGTTTGTGGAATTAGAAGCATTACTGAAATTAATGAATTGAAAACTTTGGATATTGACTATTTCGGATGTATTTTTGCAGAAAGTCAAAGGCAAGTGGATAATGAACTTGCAGCTAAAATTACACGGATTGCGCATAGGCATGGGAAAAAAACTGTTGGGGTATTTGTAAATGCGATGATTGAGAATGTTGTAAAAATTGTTGAAGAAACAGATATCGATGTCATTCAGCTGCATGGAGATGAGTCAGTGGAATATTGCATGGAACTTACTCAAAAATTAGAAAAATTGTACGAAAAAAATTGTTTTAGAAAACGTAAAAACTTCCCTGCTAAAACGAAGCTTTGGAAAGTTTTTGGCGTGACTGATGAACTTCCGAATATTGCTGACTACAAGCTATATATTGAATACCCTCTATTTGACGCAAAAGGAGAAAATCGTGGGGGAAATGGAATTGTCTTTGATTGGAGTATTTTAAAAAAATTAGATAAGTATTCATTTGTACTGGCTGGAGGGCTTTCGATTGAGAATATTCAAAAAGCGCTTGAGTATAAGCCTGCCATTTTGGATATAAACAGCAAAGTTGAAGTTAACAATAGAAAAAGTAAGGAATTAGTTGAAAATGTTGTGAATTTGGTAAAAAAGAAATAATAATTTAAAAAGATTGATATGAAAGGAAAAAAATATGGAAAATAAACATTTTAATGAAAAGGCATATTTTGGGCAATTTGGTGGACAATTTGTACCTGAAACTGCGATGTTTGCTCTATCGGAACTGGAAACTGAATATGAAAAACTAAAGAATGACAAGGAATTTTTTCAAGAATTTGATAATTTGCTAAAAAATTATGTTGGACGTGAAACTCCGCTCTATTATGCCAAAAATTTGAGTGAACATTATAACCACGATATTTACTTGAAAAGAGAAGACTTGAACCATACTGGCGCTCATAAAATTAATAATGCGCTTGGGCAAGTTTTACTTGCTAAAAAAATGGGAAAGAAAAAAGTTATTGCTGAAACCGGGGCTGGACAGCACGGAGTTGCTACTGCTACTGCGGCCGCTCTATTAGGTTTGGAGTGTGACGTTTACATGGGAGCTGTTGACATTGAACGGCAAAAATTAAATGTTTTTAGAATGGAACTTTTAGGTGCGAGAGTTATTTCTATTGAAGATGGGCTTAAAACCTTGAAGGAAGCGACAACTGCGGCTATTCAGTCTTGGGTTGCAGAGATAGAAACTGTGTTTTATGTAATCGGATCTGTTGTAGGGCCTCATCCCTATCCGACTATCGTGCGTGATTTTCAGTCAATTATCGGTTACGAAGCAAAAGCACAGCTGGAGGAACTTGGAAAGCATGCTGATCACGTAATTGCCTGTGTTGGTGGCGGAAGTAATGCTATTGGTATTTTTAGTGCATTTTTGGAAGACAGCTCGACAAAACTTTATGGAGTCGAAGCTGGAGGATACGGAATTGACACAGATATGCACGCTGCCACATTGACACTTGGAAAACCTGGAATTATCCACGGAATGAAAACTTATGTTCTTCAAAACAAATACGGACAAATAAGTCCAGTTCACTCAATTTCCGCTGGACTTGACTATCCAGGAGTAGGTCCTGAACATTCACATCTATTTGATACAAAAAGGGCAACTTACACACCAATTACTGATGATGAGGCAATGAAGGCGCTAATGCTTGTTACAAGAAAAGAAGGTATTATTCCAGCAATTGAGAGTTCCCATGCGTTAGCCTATCTTGAAAAGTTATGTCCTGCACTTTCTAAAGACAAAAGAGAAACTATCGTTGTAAATGTGTCTGGACGCGGAGATAAGGATATGCACACTGTTTTTTCTGTGTTAAAAGATAAGGAAACTGGCGGAAAAAATGGAATTTATGAGTTAAATGGAGGTTTAGAAAATGAGTGAAAAAAAATTAGATAAGAAAATTATTGATATTTTTAGGGAAAAAGAAAAAGTAAACATTGGTTATATTGTCGCAGGCTATCCAAGTGTTGATTTTACAAAACAATTTTTACAAAATTTGGATAATACAGCTCTTGATATGCTTGAAATCGGAATTCCCTACTCCGACCCTCTAGCCGATGGAAAATTAATTTCACACGCTTCATTTCTTGCTTCTGAAGCTGGAGTTACCACCGACACTGTATTTGATTTACTAACAGAAACAAAAAATGATATTTCAAAACCTTTAATTTTCTTAATTTATTACAATTTAGTATTTGCTTATGGAATTGACGAATTTATCAAAAAATGCTGCGAAGCTAACATTAAAGGTATAATCATTCCAGACTTGCCTTACGAGGAAGCCTTTGAAATGTCGGAAAAACTAAGAGAAAACAATATCGCTCTTATCCCTCTTGTAAGCGTTACTTCTGGAAACAGAATGAAAAAAATCATCTCTCAAGGTGACGGCTTCATTTATGCAATCGGTTCTCTTGGAGTTACAGGTTCAAAACAAGTTGATTTACCACGTTTAGAATCTTTTATTAATGAAATTAGAGAAGTTTCAGACTTGCCAGTTTCATTAGGTTTTGGAATAAAAAATAACGATAACGTGAATACGATGAGAAAATATGCGGATGGAGTGATTGTAGGAACGAGTATTGTTGAATTTTTAGAGAAAAATGATGTAAATTATTTGATTCAGAAAATTAATGAACTTTTTAAATAAGTATTTAGCGAAGATGGTCAGAAATGGCTATCTTTTTTATAACAAAAAAAAATTAAACAAATAAAATATATTAAATTTATTATAAAAAATCTTTATTTTTTTAAATTCTTAAGGTATAATTGAATAAATAATAATATTGATTAAAGGGGAAAATACGTATATAGGGCGATATCAAGATACTAGAATTGCTTTGGAGAAAAAATCCAAAGAATTTAAAAATGCTGGAAATATAAAATAAAAGCTGATTATAAAGAAATATCCTTAAATAAAAGTAATGTAAATTTTTTAAAAAACACTTTAGATATTTTTGATGAAATTTATAGTGATATTCTTAAAATTTTAAACGTAGAACAATATAAAAAATAAGGAAAGAAGGTAAAAAATAAAAGATGAAAAAGATAACAAAACAGATATTTTGAAAAGTATTTCTCCAAAAATAAAATTACTTTTTGAAGAAAATGAACAAAATACTGATTATTTAATACCTTTAGATAAAAATAACAGTGTAAAATTAGTGAAAGTGCAGGAAAAATAAAGTTTTGTAAATGCAGGAATTGAAAATGGTGTAATATCAAACAAAATCAGACTTATGAAGAGGTGATTTTATGTCGACAATTAAAGTTGAAAACCTTACATTTTCATATTATGGATATGTAAAACCTGTTTTTGAAAATGTATCATTTTCTTTTGATACTAGCTGGAAAACAGGGTTAATAGGTAGGAATGGAATTGGAAAGTCAACTCTATTTAAACTGCTTTTAAATCAGGAAACTTATCAGGGTAAAATCAGTAAAAGTACAGACTTTATTAAATTCCCGCCAAATATAACTGATACTTCAAAATCAGGTATAGAATTATTTAAAGAACTGACATCAAGTGAGGAAGAGTGGAGATTATTTAGAGAACTTAATTTGTTAAATGTAGACGAAAATCTTATTCACAGAGAATTTGAAACTCTGTCTAAGGGAGAACAGGCAAAAATCCTTTTAGCTATTTTATTTACAAACGAAAATGGATTTTTACTTATTGACGAACCAACGAATCATTTAGATATGGATGGGAGAAAAATTGTAAGCAAATATCTGAAAAATAAAAAGGGATTTTTACTTATATCCCATGATAGAGATTTTTTAGATGGATGTATCAATCATATTATTTCTATTAACAGAAATACTATTGATGTTCAATCGGGAAATTTTACATCATGGTATGAAAATAAAATGATCAAAGATCAGTTTGAAATTAGTCAAAACGAGAGATTAAAAAAGGATATTAAGCGATTAAAGAAAGCTGCAAAACAAAGTAAAATCTGGTCAGATAAAATTGAAAATACAAAAAATGGAGTAAAAGTATCCGGTGTAAAACCAGACAAAGGGCATATCGGTCATCAGTCTGCTAAGATGATGAAAAAATCAAAGAATTTGGAAAACAGATACAGCAAGGCCATAAAAGAAAAACAAAACTTATTAAAAGATATTGAGGTAAAGGAAAATTTGCTGCTACATTCGTTGCATCATCACAAAGAAACTCTAATATCAGTTAATAATTTATCATTATATTATGGAGAAAAACAGATATTAAGTGGTGTAAATTTCGAGATAAAACAAGGCGACATAGCAGCCATATATGGTTGCAATGGCTGTGGAAAATCAACACTAATTAAAATTTTACTAGGGATCAATCATAATTACACGGGAGAAGTAAAATTAGCAAGTAATTTAAAACTATCATATATACCTCAAGATACTTCTGATTTAATAGGAAATTTAAATGAGTATATTCAAAAACAAGATATTGATGAAACTTTGTTTAAAACAATTCTTAGAAAATTAGATTTTTCAATAGAATTATTTGAAATGGACATGAAAAATTATAGTAATGGACAAAAAAAGAAAGTATTGATTGCTGCAAGTTTGTCAAAACCAGCTCATTTGTTTATTTGGGATGAGCCAATTAATTATATAGATGTAATATCAAGAATACAGATTGAGGAGATTATAAAAAAGTCAACTTTAACTTTAATATTGGTAGAACACGATAAGAGATTTGTTGAAGATGTAGCTAATAAAATAATACAATTGTAGATGAAATGAATAATTAGCAACTAGAAAAAAACTAACACAAGAAGAGGTTGTCTTGTATTACCTTATGAGACAACCCCATTTTTTTATTTCAAATTATGACAATCTATTTCTAAAGTCTTCGTATTCAAATTTTCTAATAACCTCAACTCCACCTTTTTCTGTATAAACTGCAATCACAGGCAAATTTATCCCATTGAAAGTATTCGTCTTAACCATGCTGTAATGTGCCATATCAGTAAAAATAAGCTTATCTCCCACTTTTACAGGTTCATCAAAGGAATAATCTCCAATTACATCTCCAGCAAGGCAAGTAGGCCCTCCTAATCTATAAGTGTATTTCTTTTCATTTGGCATTCCTGAGCCGAAAATAAATGGACGGTATGGCATTTCGATTACATCAGGCATATGGCACGAAGCCGAAGTATCCATTAATAAAATATCCATCTCATTTTTTGTAATATCTAAAACTTCTGAAACTAAAAATCCTGTATTCAAGGCAACAGCTTCTCCTGGTTCTAAATACACTTCCACATCATATTTTTCTTTTATGTAATTTATGCATTTTACAAGTTTTTCAATATCATAATCTTCTCTTGTAATGTGATGTCCCCCACCAAAATTAAGCCATTTCATATTATGCAAATATTTTCCAAATTTTTCTTCAAAAATTCTTAATACATTTTCAAGGGCATCCGAATTTTGTTCACAAAGTGCGTGAAAATGAAATCCATCCAAACCTTCAAGCTCATTTTCCTTAAAATTTTCAAGTGTTACTCCAAATCTCGAAAATCTTCCCGCTGGATTATAAATCTCTGTTTCAACTTCTGAAAATTCTGGATTTAATCTAAGTCCACAGCTAATTTTTTTGCCACTTTTTTTTTCAAATTCCCTTACTCTACTTTTAAATTTTTTCCATTGATTAAAAGAGTTAAAAACAATATGATTTGTTATCTCCATTATTTCATCAAACTCATCTTCCCTGTAAGACGGATTAAAAATATGAGTTTCCAATTTTTTGTTAGGATTTTTTAACTCCATTTCCTCATACCCAAGTCTTGCTTCAAATAGCGAGCTTGCAGTCGTTCCATTTAAATATTCACTAATTAATGGATAGAAATAGAACATCGAAAATCCCTTTTGTGCAAGCAATATTTTACATCCTGTTCTATCAATTACACTTTTTAATGTTTCAAGATTTCTTTTTAGCAGCCTTTCATCAACTATAAAGGCTGGTGTTGGCAAGTTTGTTATATCCATATCCAAATATTTGTTTTTTGACATTTTTTATCATCTCCTTTTATACTTTACACTTCTCTTATCAATATTATAATTCAAATGTATCTAAAATTTATTCCTTATTATATCACACTTTTCTCAAAATCTATAAAAAAAGATTATCCTAAATTTAATTTTTTAAGATAATCAATTTTTATTTTTATTTTTATTTAAACATAATTCTAATCTGTTCTCAGTGCTTCCATTGGCTCCAATGCCGCTGCTTTTTTCGCTGGATAAACTCCAAAAACTAATCCTATCATTGTAGAAACAAATATACACACAAACACTATAACTGGACTTAAAATTGGCGAAGTTTGTATAAACATTCCAACCAAAAGTGCTAGCGAATACCCAATTACAACTCCAATTATACCTCCAAAAAATGTTAAAATAACAGCTTCAATCAAGAATTGTATAAGAATGTGTATTGTTTTGGCTCCAATCGCCTTTCTAAGTCCAACCTCCCTTATTCTCTCGGTAACACTTACAAGCATTATATTCATAACTCCGATTCCACCTACAAATAACGAAATTGCAGCAACTCCACTTATGAAAAGTGAAAGCATGTTAAGAATGTTATTAAATTCATCCAAGCCTTGACTTGTTGAATTTACATTATAAACATTAGGCTCACTTCCTCTTGTCTTCATTTTTTCTTTTACAATTTCCATTATTCTAGCCATTTCATTGGCATCAGTAGTTTTTACCTGCAAAGCTGTATATTTATTCTGCTCATTTCCTTCTAAATGATTTAAGTAATTATTTGGCAGAAGTCCCATTGCAGGCATCTGATCTCCACCTCCTAGACTTGCATACGGATTTTTAAACACTCCAACGATTGTCACTATCTGACTATTTTTTCTAAAATTTAAAGTCAATTTCTTTCCTATAGGATTTTCGCCAGGAAATAACTGATCTGAGGTTGTATTGTCAATTATTACGTATTTTCCATCTTTTCTATATTCATTTGGTAAAAATTTTCGTCCTTTTATTATTGTGTAATTTGAAATCTTAAAATAATCTTCTGTTACTCCAGTTCCAGTAAACATCTTATCTGATCCATCATTTGAAGATAATCTTGCAAAAGTGCTGGAAGTAGGAGTAACTGCTTCGACACCTTCTATACTCTTTAATTCCTTAATATCTTTTTGGGTAAGTAAATCCTGTGATTTATAAGTCTGTCCTGGAGAAGTGTCAATTGATATTTCAAAGTTTGATACTCCTAGCTTATTCAAATCTCCAGTAATATTTTCCTTAACTCCTGCTCCTAATGAAGACATCATTATAACCGAAGATATCCCTATTATTATTCCAAGCATTGTCAAGAAGGAACGTACCTTATAGCTAAATAAATTTGATACTGATAATTTTAGCAATTCCATAAAATCCATTTACACTACACTCCTCTCCGATGCTGAACAATTTCATCCTTTTCTATTATACCGTCTTTTAATCTGATAATTCTTTTACAATGCTCTGCTACATCTTCCTCGTGCGTAACCATTACTATCGTTGTTCCATTATCGTTCAGTTTTTTAAAAATTTCCAAAACCTCTTCTCCAGATTTTGAATCTAGATTTCCTGTTGGCTCATCTGCAAGAAGTATTTTAGGATTATTTATTATCGCTCTTGCTATTGCCACTCTCTGTCTTTGTCCCCCTGACATCTCATTAGGTTTATGATGAATTCTTTCACCAAGTCCCACACTTTCCAATGCTTCAGTTGCCTTTTTTAGCCTCTCAGCTTTCTTTACTCCTGCATACAAAGCTGGAAGAGCCACATTTTCAACTGCCGTCATCTTTGGAAGCAAGTTAAAAGTTTGGAATACAAACCCTATTTTTTTGTTTCTCACTTCAGCAAGTGCATCTCCTTTTATAGTTGAAACATCTTGATTATCCAATATATAAGTTCCAGAAGTAAGGCTGTCAAGACAGCCTAAAATATTCATAAGAGTAGACTTTCCGCTTCCAGAAGGTCCCATAAAGGCCACATATTCCCCTTCACTTACAGAAAGATTAAGCCCTTTCAAAACTTTTAATTCCATGCTTCCATTTTTATATATTTTTACTATATCGCTCACTTTTATCATAAAAATTTACCTCTAAAGTTTATTTTTCTATCTTGGTGGTGGTCCACCAGGTCCTCCACCTTTTCCTGTTTGTTTTTCTTCCTTAAACATTACACCATTAGGAGCTACTTTCTGTTTTGACGGATCGGTAATTTTTATTTTTTGTCCATCTTTCAATCTCTCATCCGCAACAGTGATTACTCTTTCTCCCACTGATATACCAGATTCTACAGCATAAAATGTATCATCATTCATTCCAACTTTAATTTCTCTTTTTGAAACTTTGTTACCTTTTCCTACAACAAAAGCATAATATTTACCATTTTCATTTATAACTGAACTATATGGCAGCTTTGTCACATTTTTACTTTCCTTGTAAAAAATTGTCGCTGTTATCGTAGCACCAGGCTTTAATCCCTTAGTTTCATTTATCTGAATTTTTACAGTAGTGTTACTTTCATCAAGAGACGAACTCTTTTCAGCCACTCCAGAAATTTGCGAAACAGAGCCTTCAATTTTTTCTCCATCTGGTAATGAATCCGAAGTAATTTCAACTCTTTGCCCAACTTGTATATTTTTTACCTCATTGTCTGAAAGGCTTACCTCTACCCTCATGTTTGTTGAATCTGATACTTTAAACAAAGTCGTTTCAGTATTTACACGGTAATTTTCATCTGCAGTCATTTCTGTAATAACACCATCAACTGGACTTGTTATTTCATCTTTTATAAGCGACAGATCTTCCTGTAATGTAGCCAGTTCTAATTTTGCTGTCTTTAATGATGTTCTTGCATCTTCAATGCTCGCCTTCTGCTCACTGTCAACCGTATCTAAATCCAGCCTTGAATTTCTTAGATCCTTTCTTGCATTGTCTACATTTACCCTTGTTTCCCCACCAACTTTATATAGCTCTTCTGCGTTATGCAAATCTCTTGATTTTTGTTGAATTTCTAAACTTTTCGATTCTTTTTTTCTTCTAAGTGAACCTTGAGCATCAGCTATATTTCTTTCATATTTTTGAATTTCCAAAGTTTTCATTTGTATTTTTCTCAAAGTTTCATTTTTATCAACTGGATAAAATGTCAGCACTACATCACCTTTTTTCACATTATCTCCTTTTTTAAAGAACACTTTGTTTACTCTTTGACTTGAAGTTGTAAATACTGAAACCGCATTATCTGACACAACTTGTCCATTCTTTGAAACTGATAACGAAATATCTCCCCTATCAACAGTTGTCACTTCATATTCAGGCTCAGCTTCTTTTTTTCCACATGAAACTGTAGCAAATAATATTACAGCAAATATTGTCATAAATTTATAAAAATAATTTTTATTTTTTGACTCTTTCCTCTTTGATTCAATAGTTTTAGCTATTTCAGAAAATTCTGTATTTATTTCCACAAAATCACCGCTTTCCTAATTTTTGTTTTTATTTTTTACATTAATAATCTCTATTTATAATATTTTATTTTTTTAGTAAATGCCGCAAGTTCATTTTTGGCGGTTTCATAGTCTATCACAGCTTTTTTATAGTTATTCCGCTTTTCCACGTAGTTGGAATATGTGTCAACTCCCAGCTCATACTTCTTGGCATAAATTTCATATTCTTTTTTCTTAATATTCATTGTATTTTGTGCTGTTAATTCATTTGTCTGATAGGTTGTGTAAGTTATCATCTGCTGTCCCGCATTTGACACCAGTTCATTTTTTTTCTGTTCATATTGTAATCTCAATTTATCTGCTTCATTTTTTAGATCTTCAACAGTATCATTGTATTTTTTAAAAGTTTTTGACACAGATAATCCGACAACAACAGAATGATCCTTTAAGGAATATCCAATATCTCCTGATAATTTAGGATACTTATAGTCAATATTTTCCTTTCTTAACTGTTCATTGTTCAGCTGTGAATTTAATTCTATTGTTTCAGCTTCTGATAATCTAAGAGCATAGAAATCATCTTTTTTCAGCTCAACTTTTTTCAAGTCATCAAGTTTCTCTTTTTCAGGCAAAGCAACATTGTAAACTGTAAACTGTTCCCCTAGAATCTGCAGTTCCCGTCCAAGATTTTCATATTTGAGCTGAGAATTTTCATATTCTGTTTTTGCCAGCTCATAGTCATACTGCGTCGCCGTCCCCAGCTCCAATTTTTTAGTCTGAATAGCATAATCTTTTTTAGTATCTTCTAACGTAAGTTCCTCCTGCTCAATTTCCTTCTGTTTATTTTTATAATTTTTATATAAATCAATCAAATCACGTATTTCTGAATTTTTTGCAGTTTCATTGCTA
This is a stretch of genomic DNA from Leptotrichia hofstadii. It encodes these proteins:
- a CDS encoding TolC family protein, with product MVKIFLNFKNRKIQILSALFTFSAVGFAVNVDDLISEYEKNSYTTKINEKNMRKFDIKEKSLKNGEWNEVSVTSDNNYTLHGVANGLTMQNNVKYGMFYYRNAYNFRSSELTENKIGISKTLNDYFGYSDVNYNKKTNQISRNIQKISNETAKNSEIRDLIDLYKNYKNKQKEIEQEELTLEDTKKDYAIQTKKLELGTATQYDYELAKTEYENSQLKYENLGRELQILGEQFTVYNVALPEKEKLDDLKKVELKKDDFYALRLSEAETIELNSQLNNEQLRKENIDYKYPKLSGDIGYSLKDHSVVVGLSVSKTFKKYNDTVEDLKNEADKLRLQYEQKKNELVSNAGQQMITYTTYQTNELTAQNTMNIKKKEYEIYAKKYELGVDTYSNYVEKRNNYKKAVIDYETAKNELAAFTKKIKYYK